The Helianthus annuus cultivar XRQ/B chromosome 16, HanXRQr2.0-SUNRISE, whole genome shotgun sequence genome includes a window with the following:
- the LOC118488177 gene encoding cell division protein ZipA-like has product MQGGDYDEGFEDFEGYEDDGYGYGDYGDQGDFGYVQNQSQGMASVGGMQHQQLIPQHIRPRPQGPPMPQPIPLQQVRPQHVHQQPFQRPPQRPPMRPQQFQQPIAPQGQVPRPNGPIIPRVVETVVVASVGAEAVFEMVVGVHVVAGPVAMESVVALVALVVLAEYVVV; this is encoded by the exons ATGCAAGGGGGTGattatgatgagggatttgaagaCTTTGAGGGGTATGAAGATGATGGGTATGGTTATGGAgattatggtgatcaaggggacTTTGGGTATGTTCAGAATCAATCGCAAGGGATGGCGAGTGTTGGTGGAATGCAACATCAACAACTTATACCACAACatattcggccaagaccacaagggccaccaatgccACAACCGATTCCATTGCAACAGGTCCGGCCACAACATGTACACCAACAACCATTTCAAAGACCGCCTCAGCGCCCACCGATGCGAccacaacagtttcaacaaccgatcgcaccacaagggcaagtaccaagACCGAATGGGCCGATTATTCCGAGAG ttgttgaaactgttgtggTCGCATCGGTGGGCGCTGAGGCGGTCTTTGAAATGGTTGTTGGTGTACATGTTGTGGCCGGACCTGTTGCAATGGAATCGGTTGTggcattggtggcccttgtggtcttggccgaatatGTTGTGGTATAA